Below is a window of Pseudoalteromonas undina DNA.
GCGTAGCGTAGCCTTGTTTTTATGGTTTGGGCGTTGCTTTGCGTTATAAGTTCTATGTCGGCAAGGCTAAAGCCTTCTTGTTGTAAGGTGATGGCTTCGCGCTGCACAAAGCTAAGTTGCTTGAGCGCAGCATTAAACGCTTCATAACTTATGTATGTGTCGCCTATGTGTGAGTCACTACTTGTTAATTCACTTTGATTGTTATTTTGCGCAGGCAGTTGGCTGTTTTCGTCAAGCTCGACAAAATGTTGCTGTTTGCGGTATTCGTCTATCAGAGTGTTACGTGCGAGTCGAAATAACCAGGCTTTAGGCGTGGTTTGCGCTTGGTACAGATG
It encodes the following:
- a CDS encoding sigma-70 family RNA polymerase sigma factor translates to MLLSIKSWLFEAPSKDCMARYAKSGDNCHLEQLIALYSNDLYHYLVTQSNTQLAYDISQQTWLKVIEKRHLYQAQTTPKAWLFRLARNTLIDEYRKQQHFVELDENSQLPAQNNNQSELTSSDSHIGDTYISYEAFNAALKQLSFVQREAITLQQEGFSLADIELITQSNAQTIKTRLRYAKQNLKQLLGDYNEQA